In Kogia breviceps isolate mKogBre1 chromosome 9, mKogBre1 haplotype 1, whole genome shotgun sequence, a single window of DNA contains:
- the KBTBD2 gene encoding kelch repeat and BTB domain-containing protein 2, with protein MSTQDEKQINTEYAVSLLEQLKLFYEQQLFTDIVLIVEGTEFPCHKMVLATCSSYFRAMFMSGLSESKQTHIHLRNVDSATLQIIITYAYTGNLAINDSTVEQLYETACFLQVEDVLQRCREYLIKKINAENCVRLLSFADLFSCEELKQSAKRMVEHKFTAVYHQEAFMQLSHDLLIDILSSDNLNVEKEETVREAAMLWLEYNTESRSQYLSSVLSQIRIDALSEVTQRAWFQGLPPNDKSVVVQGLYKSMPKFFKPRLGMTKEEMMIFIEASSENPCSLYSSVCYSPQAEKVYKLCSPPADLHKVGTVVTPDNDIYIAGGQVPLKNTKTNHSKTSKLQTAFRTVNCFYWFDAQQNTWFPKTPMLFVRVKPSLVCCEGYIYAIGGDSVGGELNRRTVERYDTEKDEWTMVSPLPCAWQWSAAVVVHDCIYVMTLNLMYCYFPRSDSWVEMAMRQTSRSFASAAAFGDKIFYIGGLHIATNSGIRLPSGTVDGSSVTVEIYDVNKNEWKMAANIPAKRYSDPCVRAVVISNSLCVFMRETHLNERAKYVTYQYDLELDRWSLRQHISERVLWDLGRDFRCTVGKLYPSCLEESPWKPPTYLFSPDGTEEFELDGEMVALPSV; from the exons ATGTCCACTCAAGACGAGAAGCAGATCAATACTGAATATGCTGTGTCCTTGTTGGAACAGTTAAAACTGTTTTATGAACAGCAGTTGTTTACGGACATAGTGTTAATTGTCGAGGGCACTGAATTCCCTTGTCATAAGATGGTTCTTGCAACATGTAGTTCTTATTTTAG GGCCATGTTCATGAGTGGACTAAGTGAAAGcaaacagacacacatacacctgAGGAATGTGGATTCAGCCACCTTACAGATAATAATAACGTACGCATACACGGGTAACCTGGCAATAAATGACAGCACTGTAGAACAACTTTATGAAACAGCTTGCTTCCTGCAG gtaGAAGATGTGTTACAACGTTGTCgagaatatttaattaaaaagataaacgCAGAGAACTGTGTGCGATTGTTGAGTTTTGCTGATCTGTTCAGTTGTGAGGAATTAAAACAAAGTGCTAAAAGGATGGTGGAGCACAAGTTCACTGCTGTGTATCACCAGGAAGCTTTCATGCAGCTGTCACATGACTTACTGATAGACATTCTCAGTAGTGACAATTTGAACGTAGAAAAAGAGGAGACAGTTCGTGAAGCTGCTATGCTGTGGCTAGAGTACAACACAGAATCACGATCCCAGTATTTGTCTTCAGTTCTTAGCCAAATCAGAATTGATGCACTTTCAGAAGTAACACAGAGAGCTTGGTTTCAAGGTCTGCCACCCAATGATAAGTCTGTAGTTGTTCAAGGTCTGTATAAGTCCATGCCCAAGTTTTTCAAACCGAGACTTGGAATGACTAAAGAAGAGATGATGATTTTCATTGAAGCATCTTCAGAAAATCCTTGTAGTCTTTACTCTTCTGTCTGCTACAGCCCCCAAGCAGAAAAAGTTTACAAACTATGCAGCCCACCAGCTGATTTACATAAGGTTGGGACCGTTGTAACTCCCGATAATGACATCTATATAGCAGGTGGTCAAGTTCctctgaaaaacacaaaaacaaatcacagTAAAACAAGCAAACTTCAGACTGCCTTTAGAACTGTGAATTGCTTTTATTGGTTTGATGCACAGCAAAATACCTGGTTTCCAAAGACCCCGATGCTTTTTGTCCGCGTAAAGCCATCTTTGGTTTGCTGTGAAGGCTACATCTATGCAATTGGAGGAGATAGCGTAGGTGGAGAACTTAACCGGAGGACCGTAGAAAGATATGATACTGAGAAAGATGAATGGACAATGGTAAGCCCTTTGCCTTGTGCTTGGCAGTGGAGTGCAGCAGTTGTGGTTCATGACTGCATTTATGTGATGACACTGAACCTCATGTATTGTTATTTTCCAAGGTCTGATTCATGGGTAGAAATGGCCATGAGACAGACTAGCAGGTCTTTTGCTTCAGCTGCAGCTTTCGGTGATAAAATTTTCTATATTGGAGGGTTGCACATTGCTACCAATTCTGGCATAAGACTCCCCTCTGGCACTGTAGATGGGTCTTCAGTAACTGTGGAAATCTATGATGTGAATAAAAATGAGTGGAAAATGGCAGCCAACATCCCTGCTAAGAGGTACTCAGATCCCTGTGTTAGAGCTGTTGTGATCTCaaattctctgtgtgtgtttatgcGAGAAACCCACTTAAATGAGAGAGCTAAATATGTCACTTACCAATATGATCTGGAACTTGACCGGTGGTCTCTGCGGCAGCATATATCTGAACGTGTACTGTGGGACTTAGGGAGAGATTTTCGATGCACTGTGGGGAAACTTTATCCATCCTGCCTTGAAGAATCTCCATGGAAACCACCAACTTATCTTTTTTCACCGGATGGAACAGAGGAGTTTGAACTGGATGGAGAAATGGTTGCACTACCATCTGTATAG